The region AGAGACCTCTTGGCCTCGAGCGGGATTGTAATTTTCCGCATCTAATAGCACGCGGATATTTTTTGCACTTTCGCCTTGGCCTGGATTGGTCTTGGCCACTTCGTTAATAAATGCCCCAAATGCTTCCTTGCGCCCGCCCAGCAGCAAGCACTGCCAAGCAGCCGCGACTTCACACAGCTCAACAACAAAGTCCGTCAGCTTTAAGTTATAAAGCACCATGCCTGCCATCGTGGAAGTTCCATTTACGATCGCAAGGCCTTCTTTAGGTTTTAATTTGTAAGGAGTGATATTGAGTTTTTTTAAAACATCTGCAGCCGATTTTTTTTCGCCTTTATAAAAGACCTCGCCAAGGCCTTGAACTGTTTGTCCAAGGTACGCCAGAGGCACCAGATCCCCGCTCGCTCCTAAAGAACCTTCGCAAGGAACCACGGGCAAGATATCATTTTCTAAAAGCAGGCACATTCTTGCAATCAGCTCAGGACTGACAGCGGAGACCCCTTGAGCCAAAGAATTCAAACGAACCAAAAACATCGCCCGCGAAGCTTCAGTGGGAATCGTGCGACCTTGTCCGCAGCTCAGATAGTTGATTAGATTTTTTTGCAATTGATCGGCATGATCTGGCTCAACATAACTAGTAGCATTGTCGCCAAAGCCCGTGGTCACGCCGTAAATGGGAGTGCCTTTGTCGATCCAAGACTTCAAAGACTTAAACGAATATTCAATTTTCTTTTGCAAATTTTCGTCGACTGAAACTTCATTGAAAAGTTCGCGTTGAAAAACGAAATCGGATAAGTCTTTAACTGTAAGATGCCCTTGCAGCACCAAATTCTTTGCCATTCCCAAAAACCCCGCAAACGAAAACTATAGCTCGGGGTTCTGAGGGGTTGCACCGTTTTTTACTGACACGGCTGATCAGTTTTTTTAACGAATCACCAGGTGATTTTTTAGCTGATTGTGTCCACCGTCGGTATGCGGGAAATGCTCCCCCAAATGCTTACCACAGGACTTGATCGCCTCTGTGAGCCCCGCAGCCCATTGACCCTTATTCAAATGCTCACCCAGCTGACTTAAGACTTTATTCCACGTTTCCGGTGGAAGCTTACCATTGATGCCTTCGTCTGCTAAAATAACGGCTTTGCGCTCCATCACCGAAACGAATATCAAAATCCCAGTGCCATGATTCGTGCGATGGATTTTATTCAGGAAAAACTCCAGTTGGGCCCGTTGGTGAACCTGATCAACCTCGTCGCGCTCTGGAACAAAAATCTTTTGAATAAAAGGCAGTTTTGCCAAGCCAAATGACGCATAGTAAATTCCCAGTACTAGGAAGGGCCAAATATAAACCCAGGGTGTGACCCATAGCAAATCCGCAAATGGCAGCTCTGCAATAACCAAAATCAAAAGCAGGAGCAATGTCAATGTCATCGGAACGTGACCAACGGACGAAGAACTTTTTACGATCACGGGAACGATTTCACCGTCAGTATGCTCTTCAACGTCCTGCACGACCGTTGAGATCTCAGTGATTTCTTTTTCAGAAAGATATTTATTAATCCATGCCATTCGGAAAATTCTCCACACATCTGCGCGCTAGCATGCGCACTACCAAGAACCGGATGAGCCACCACCGCTGAAACCACCGCCACCGCCGGACCAACCGCCGCCGCCGCCTCCCCAGCCACCACCACCGAAGGTGCCACCACCAAAGCCGCCACCTCGTAAGTAACGGCCGCGACCGCCACCAAAACGACCTAGGATGGAAATGATGATCAGGAGAAGGATGATAACGCCAATGGGAATACCACCACCCTTATCGTCGGAACGATCGGCCGTAGATATTCCCTGTTCGTCGGCGAACTCTTTGTCTGCCAAGGTCATGATCTGACCAACACCCGCATAGATTCCGTCAGCAAAACGCTGCTTACGGAAGTACGGAGTTACAACGTCAGCGATGATCCGCTTCGCATAGACATCGGGAATTGCTCCCTCAAGGCCTTGCCCGACTTCAATACGCATACGACGGTCTTGGATCGCTATCAAAAACAACACTCCATTGTCTTTTTTAGCGTCGCCC is a window of Bdellovibrio sp. SKB1291214 DNA encoding:
- a CDS encoding HAL/PAL/TAL family ammonia-lyase — translated: MAKNLVLQGHLTVKDLSDFVFQRELFNEVSVDENLQKKIEYSFKSLKSWIDKGTPIYGVTTGFGDNATSYVEPDHADQLQKNLINYLSCGQGRTIPTEASRAMFLVRLNSLAQGVSAVSPELIARMCLLLENDILPVVPCEGSLGASGDLVPLAYLGQTVQGLGEVFYKGEKKSAADVLKKLNITPYKLKPKEGLAIVNGTSTMAGMVLYNLKLTDFVVELCEVAAAWQCLLLGGRKEAFGAFINEVAKTNPGQGESAKNIRVLLDAENYNPARGQEVSVVKNKTSEFVQDPYSMRCVPQILGPIRENLKHSWSSLEHEINSVTDNPVVNFEGGLEMGGNFYGGYLCQAMDFVKINLAHIADLADRQLLMLVSEKFNRGLPANLIDIKSIPQGEQHMHHGLKGLHQTVGAITSEVIQRSIPSGIFSRSSESHNQDKVSLGMSASMTCLDMLEGVYKILAMQLVCLAQALDLKDVQLQGEQSQKVYHMVRSQVAFVNYDRSLGQEIFNLTQEMQRQALRN
- a CDS encoding TPM domain-containing protein, encoding MAWINKYLSEKEITEISTVVQDVEEHTDGEIVPVIVKSSSSVGHVPMTLTLLLLLILVIAELPFADLLWVTPWVYIWPFLVLGIYYASFGLAKLPFIQKIFVPERDEVDQVHQRAQLEFFLNKIHRTNHGTGILIFVSVMERKAVILADEGINGKLPPETWNKVLSQLGEHLNKGQWAAGLTEAIKSCGKHLGEHFPHTDGGHNQLKNHLVIR
- a CDS encoding TPM domain-containing protein, with product MRFISLLLLPILLVAGLQARAEFKVPALEGPVMDQVGVIPRSMRQDLTQLLFDFNKRGKAQIQILIVNSLEGEPIEQASIKITDQWKLGDAKKDNGVLFLIAIQDRRMRIEVGQGLEGAIPDVYAKRIIADVVTPYFRKQRFADGIYAGVGQIMTLADKEFADEQGISTADRSDDKGGGIPIGVIILLLIIISILGRFGGGRGRYLRGGGFGGGTFGGGGWGGGGGGWSGGGGGFSGGGSSGSW